A window of Corallococcus macrosporus DSM 14697 contains these coding sequences:
- a CDS encoding PAS domain-containing sensor histidine kinase, which produces MALAELMSTVPLGMAVIDRELRFVEVSDAMAAMHGVPREAHLGQPMMDVLRAEPSAADVVRRVRRVLETGVALEGVEIIHREPGADGERTRVYRASYHPVRRDGAVVAACIYVEDMTERRRVEAQRDAGAARERSVREQALRETQEAVRVRDEFLSVAAHELRTPLTSLRLHLQLLLRQVGGSQQEPPAELAPRARVLDRQLSRLAGLVNTLLDVSRLAAGRLSLEPRELDLAQLVRQMAEAFSEEFNRAGSALSLHVDGPLLGEWDSLRLEQVLVNLLSNAVKYGEGRPVEVSLVGEGPTAVLAVKDQGIGISEDGMARLFGKFERAVSERHYGGLGLGLYITRQIVEAMGGSITVRSAQGKGSTFILRLPTRPPAPRKAAAGAR; this is translated from the coding sequence GTGGCGCTGGCGGAGCTCATGTCCACGGTGCCGCTGGGCATGGCCGTCATCGACCGCGAGCTGCGCTTCGTGGAGGTCAGCGACGCCATGGCCGCCATGCACGGCGTGCCGCGCGAGGCCCACCTGGGACAGCCCATGATGGACGTGCTGCGCGCCGAGCCCTCCGCGGCGGACGTGGTGCGCCGCGTCCGCCGCGTGCTGGAGACGGGCGTGGCGCTGGAGGGCGTGGAAATCATCCACCGCGAGCCGGGCGCGGACGGGGAGCGCACCCGCGTGTACCGCGCCAGCTACCACCCCGTGCGCCGCGACGGCGCCGTCGTCGCCGCGTGCATCTACGTGGAGGACATGACGGAGCGCCGCCGCGTGGAGGCCCAGCGGGACGCGGGCGCGGCCCGGGAGCGCTCCGTGCGCGAGCAGGCCCTGCGTGAGACGCAGGAGGCCGTGCGGGTCCGGGACGAGTTCCTCAGCGTGGCGGCCCACGAGCTGCGCACGCCCCTCACCAGCCTGCGCCTGCACCTGCAGTTGCTGCTGCGCCAGGTGGGCGGCTCGCAGCAGGAGCCCCCGGCGGAGCTGGCGCCCCGGGCCCGCGTGCTGGACAGGCAGTTGTCGCGGCTGGCGGGGCTGGTCAACACGCTGCTGGACGTGTCCCGGCTGGCCGCGGGGCGGCTGTCCCTGGAGCCGCGCGAGCTGGACCTGGCGCAGCTGGTGCGGCAGATGGCGGAGGCCTTCTCCGAGGAGTTCAACCGCGCCGGCAGCGCGCTGTCGCTGCACGTGGACGGCCCGCTGCTGGGGGAGTGGGATTCGCTGCGCCTGGAGCAGGTGCTGGTGAACCTGCTGTCCAACGCCGTGAAGTACGGCGAGGGCCGGCCGGTGGAGGTGTCCCTGGTGGGCGAGGGCCCCACCGCGGTGCTCGCGGTGAAGGACCAGGGCATCGGCATCTCCGAGGACGGCATGGCGCGCCTGTTCGGCAAGTTCGAGCGCGCGGTGTCGGAGCGGCACTACGGCGGCCTGGGCCTGGGGCTCTACATCACCCGTCAAATCGTGGAGGCCATGGGCGGCAGCATCACCGTGCGCTCCGCGCAGGGGAAGGGCTCCACCTTCATCCTCCGGCTGCCTACCCGGCCCCCGGCGCCCAGGAAGGCCGCCGCGGGCGCGCGGTAG
- a CDS encoding Mov34/MPN/PAD-1 family protein, producing the protein MHSRLRWPAWLFLACLACESAPPKARETEQYGFINHDSDYVWARGPWPDVEPSRDVDEVIDRLCPAIMKLPNATDRDYGQEYCGLIYSRGDGVYRVSHPSPLGRWQLRRESKRKSCFPVRKVIDPEARTISPLADYHSHPWHPSPLSEPDRRAANQLWVIKIQFDSACHIQKLVPHLDDVDRPGEVYSRQGKQWILVGLIKPEDKPFGFITPVGRKD; encoded by the coding sequence ATGCATTCGAGGCTCCGGTGGCCGGCGTGGCTGTTTCTTGCGTGCCTTGCGTGTGAAAGCGCGCCACCCAAGGCACGCGAAACCGAGCAGTACGGCTTCATCAACCACGACTCGGACTATGTCTGGGCGCGAGGGCCATGGCCCGACGTCGAGCCCTCACGAGACGTGGATGAGGTCATCGACCGCCTCTGTCCGGCCATCATGAAGCTCCCGAACGCGACCGACCGGGATTACGGGCAGGAATACTGCGGCCTCATCTACTCCCGAGGCGACGGCGTCTACCGTGTCAGCCATCCTTCGCCGCTTGGCCGATGGCAGCTACGAAGGGAGTCGAAACGGAAGTCCTGCTTCCCCGTCCGCAAGGTCATCGACCCCGAGGCGCGGACCATCTCCCCTCTCGCGGACTACCACAGTCACCCCTGGCATCCATCGCCCCTGTCCGAACCAGACCGCCGCGCCGCCAATCAACTCTGGGTCATCAAGATTCAGTTCGATTCGGCATGCCACATCCAGAAGCTGGTTCCCCATCTGGATGATGTAGACAGGCCCGGGGAGGTCTACTCGCGCCAGGGGAAGCAGTGGATCCTCGTCGGGCTCATCAAGCCCGAGGACAAGCCGTTTGGATTCATCACCCCCGTGGGACGCAAGGACTGA
- a CDS encoding transporter produces MKNALTLTLLLSSALLLAPTSSAWACATCACGDPTLMSMGTEQPFSGRLRLSSTLRGWGHTVGTEGVDALRLREARMDLAVAYAPLPWLFLSATLPLQAREVRHASLARDRGWGLGDVELAAKVFLFQDKAFSADHLFSVLGGVKLPTAPVLRGPGGAQLTLDSQLGSGSVDPLAGFAYQHFRGSWSFLASATGFLPTRGIQGFRAGASLRTTLAAQYQPAARWALRLGFDSRLEAAADTAGEHQGHTDHDRHEHTGGFIGYASPDVLFTPAMDVVVAAGVRVPVINQLRGRVSPTPIAMLSVAYDL; encoded by the coding sequence GTGAAGAACGCCCTGACCCTCACCCTCCTGCTGTCCAGCGCCCTGCTGCTCGCCCCCACCTCGAGCGCCTGGGCCTGCGCCACCTGCGCCTGTGGCGACCCCACGCTCATGTCCATGGGCACCGAGCAGCCGTTCTCCGGCCGCCTGCGCCTGTCCTCCACCCTCCGGGGCTGGGGCCACACGGTGGGCACGGAGGGCGTGGACGCGCTGCGCCTGCGCGAAGCCCGCATGGACCTGGCGGTGGCCTACGCGCCCCTGCCCTGGCTGTTCCTCTCCGCCACCCTGCCCCTGCAGGCCCGCGAGGTGCGGCACGCCAGCCTCGCCCGGGACCGCGGCTGGGGCCTCGGCGACGTGGAGCTCGCCGCGAAGGTGTTCCTCTTCCAGGACAAGGCCTTCTCCGCGGACCACCTGTTCAGCGTGCTGGGCGGCGTGAAGCTCCCCACCGCCCCCGTGCTGCGCGGTCCGGGCGGCGCCCAGCTGACCCTGGACAGTCAGCTCGGCAGCGGCTCGGTGGACCCACTGGCCGGCTTCGCCTATCAGCACTTCCGGGGCAGTTGGTCCTTCCTGGCCAGCGCCACCGGCTTCCTCCCCACGCGCGGCATCCAGGGCTTCCGCGCGGGGGCCTCGCTGCGCACCACGCTGGCCGCGCAGTACCAGCCGGCGGCCCGCTGGGCCCTGCGCCTGGGCTTCGACAGCCGCCTGGAGGCGGCGGCCGACACCGCGGGCGAGCACCAGGGCCACACGGACCACGACCGCCACGAGCACACGGGCGGCTTCATCGGCTACGCGTCCCCCGACGTGCTCTTCACCCCGGCCATGGACGTCGTCGTCGCCGCGGGCGTGCGCGTGCCCGTCATCAACCAACTGCGTGGCCGCGTCTCCCCCACGCCCATCGCGATGCTGTCCGTCGCCTACGACCTCTGA
- a CDS encoding ABC transporter substrate-binding protein: MNMSLISVGLLVGMAGVGCGGLDEAEAVDSTVSTDTASESTQGLSTQVTGTSPVTFVATSGNETKPYNQSSTWVVAYTRDSSTGTFTAYPGTGAADGTISVPNVPSGRIYLKLGSRYLVSTSRTFDLGSTEWGRDGTFVSQPTPVTVSATGMSPWQPGDFLDMYSLNAGAFGYVDPIATGRPWTGATSLSGLSFDYANLLNPVLLDSSLGDVFSLAQMRWQTSANGVPYRGMHKVLDASVTQVQGQPASVSGTFTQPAATGTFSVDWRRSAFEAMRTQVNPGAVSTYNEIWMSARPAELGSALASISGPPLLVKLNPDGLRTDIVTGNMTYNNPLPASWQKVAFAAAGFTKSYALGTATPFSMSVDIRVDQEAGAFSAAPVEPLVGPVQAPKVNTRGAFQDLTGVGTDASLRWSKPLVGTATNYVVNIFRLGVSNGATTATRVAVLHTDLQSVYLPPDVLQAGQTYFAEIQSWHQPGSSLATSPFMRSLPRGRASVLTGMFSP, translated from the coding sequence ATGAATATGTCATTGATTTCGGTCGGGCTTCTGGTCGGCATGGCAGGGGTCGGCTGCGGCGGGCTCGATGAGGCCGAAGCGGTGGACTCCACCGTGTCGACGGACACGGCCTCCGAGAGCACCCAGGGCCTGTCCACCCAGGTCACCGGGACCAGCCCGGTCACCTTCGTCGCCACGTCGGGCAACGAGACGAAGCCATACAATCAGTCCTCCACCTGGGTGGTGGCCTACACGCGGGACTCGTCGACCGGGACGTTCACGGCCTACCCAGGCACAGGCGCCGCGGACGGCACCATCTCCGTGCCGAACGTCCCGTCCGGCCGCATCTACCTGAAGCTGGGCTCGCGCTACCTGGTGAGCACCAGCCGCACGTTCGACCTGGGCTCCACGGAGTGGGGCCGGGACGGCACCTTCGTCTCACAGCCGACGCCCGTGACGGTTTCCGCCACCGGCATGTCTCCCTGGCAGCCGGGGGACTTCCTGGACATGTATTCGTTGAACGCGGGCGCGTTCGGCTACGTGGACCCCATCGCCACGGGGCGCCCCTGGACGGGCGCCACGTCGCTCTCCGGGCTGAGCTTCGATTACGCCAACCTGCTCAACCCGGTGCTGCTCGACAGCAGCCTCGGGGATGTGTTCTCGCTGGCGCAGATGCGGTGGCAGACGAGCGCCAATGGCGTGCCCTACCGCGGGATGCACAAGGTGCTCGACGCGAGCGTGACGCAGGTGCAGGGCCAGCCCGCGTCCGTCAGCGGGACCTTCACCCAGCCCGCCGCGACAGGGACCTTCTCGGTGGACTGGAGGCGCTCGGCCTTCGAAGCCATGCGCACCCAGGTGAACCCGGGCGCGGTCAGCACGTACAACGAAATCTGGATGTCCGCCCGGCCGGCTGAGCTGGGCTCGGCGCTCGCGTCCATCAGCGGGCCGCCGTTGCTCGTGAAGCTCAATCCGGACGGCCTGCGGACGGACATCGTCACGGGGAACATGACCTACAACAACCCGCTCCCGGCGAGCTGGCAGAAGGTGGCGTTCGCCGCCGCGGGCTTCACGAAGAGCTACGCGCTGGGGACCGCGACGCCCTTCTCCATGAGCGTGGACATCCGCGTGGACCAGGAGGCGGGCGCGTTCTCCGCCGCGCCCGTGGAGCCCCTCGTCGGGCCGGTGCAGGCGCCCAAGGTGAACACGCGTGGCGCGTTCCAGGACCTCACGGGCGTGGGGACGGACGCCTCGCTGCGCTGGTCGAAGCCGCTGGTTGGCACGGCCACGAACTACGTGGTGAACATCTTCCGGCTCGGCGTGAGCAACGGCGCCACCACCGCGACGCGCGTGGCGGTGCTGCACACGGACCTTCAGAGCGTGTACCTGCCTCCGGACGTGCTGCAGGCGGGGCAGACGTACTTCGCGGAGATTCAGAGCTGGCACCAGCCCGGCTCGAGCCTCGCGACGAGCCCGTTCATGCGCTCGCTGCCCAGAGGCCGCGCCAGCGTGCTCACCGGCATGTTCAGCCCGTAG
- a CDS encoding aldehyde dehydrogenase family protein — MTQGSSAKALVEKQRARFETRATLPLAWRREQLQALERVARKYEAEILAALQSDLSKSPEEAYLTEVGNIYGELKDALKNVKAWMAPRKGSAPLVIQPARVWQYSDPLGVTLIISPWNYPYQLAVAPLIGALAAGCTAVVKPSELSPATSAVLARMLREAFPEDVVAVVEGGAEASRALLDERWDLIFFTGGPQVGRVVAEAAAKHLTPTVLELGGKSPCIVDKSVDLEVTARRIAWGKYVNAGQTCIAPDYVLIPPELKGRFTELVQKAVASFYGANARESRDYGRIISARHFERVSKLARDGTVAFGGERDADSRFFAPTVITDAPLSSPLMQEEIFGPLLPLVDCPSIDEAIRFVRSRPKPLALYTFSKDAAVNERVLTETSSGGAVANDVCVHFAAKGLPFGGVGESGIGGYHGQASFDAFSHRKGVVKRPFLLDMKLRYPPYAGKLDLFKRFL, encoded by the coding sequence ATGACGCAGGGCTCCAGCGCGAAGGCGCTCGTCGAGAAGCAGCGAGCCCGTTTCGAGACCCGCGCCACGCTGCCGCTGGCGTGGCGCCGGGAGCAGTTGCAGGCGCTCGAACGGGTGGCACGCAAGTACGAGGCGGAGATTCTCGCCGCCCTGCAGTCGGACCTCTCCAAGAGCCCCGAGGAGGCCTACCTGACGGAGGTGGGCAACATCTACGGGGAGCTGAAGGACGCGCTGAAGAACGTCAAGGCGTGGATGGCGCCGCGCAAGGGCTCGGCGCCGCTCGTCATCCAGCCCGCGCGCGTCTGGCAGTACTCCGACCCGCTGGGGGTGACGCTCATCATCTCCCCCTGGAACTATCCCTATCAGTTGGCGGTTGCCCCGCTCATCGGGGCGCTGGCCGCGGGCTGCACCGCGGTGGTGAAGCCCAGCGAGCTGTCCCCGGCGACGTCCGCCGTGCTCGCGCGGATGCTGCGCGAGGCCTTCCCCGAGGACGTCGTCGCCGTCGTGGAGGGCGGCGCGGAGGCCAGCCGCGCCTTGCTGGACGAGCGCTGGGACCTCATCTTCTTCACCGGTGGCCCGCAGGTGGGCCGGGTGGTCGCGGAGGCCGCGGCGAAGCACCTGACGCCCACCGTGCTGGAGCTGGGCGGCAAGAGCCCCTGCATCGTCGACAAGAGCGTGGACCTGGAGGTCACCGCGCGCCGCATCGCCTGGGGCAAGTACGTCAACGCCGGGCAGACGTGCATCGCGCCGGACTACGTGCTCATTCCACCCGAGCTCAAGGGCCGCTTCACGGAGCTGGTCCAGAAGGCCGTCGCCAGCTTCTACGGCGCCAATGCGCGGGAGAGCCGGGACTATGGCCGCATCATCAGCGCGCGGCACTTCGAGCGCGTCTCGAAGCTGGCGCGGGACGGGACGGTGGCCTTCGGCGGCGAGCGCGACGCGGACAGCCGCTTCTTCGCGCCCACCGTCATCACCGACGCGCCGCTGTCCAGCCCGCTGATGCAGGAGGAGATTTTCGGGCCCCTGCTGCCGCTGGTGGACTGCCCGAGCATCGACGAGGCCATCCGCTTCGTGCGCTCGCGGCCCAAGCCGCTGGCGCTCTACACCTTCTCCAAGGACGCGGCGGTGAACGAGCGCGTCCTCACGGAGACGTCCAGCGGCGGCGCGGTGGCCAACGACGTGTGCGTCCACTTCGCGGCCAAGGGCCTGCCCTTCGGCGGCGTGGGGGAGTCCGGCATCGGCGGCTACCACGGCCAGGCCAGCTTCGACGCCTTCAGCCACCGCAAGGGCGTGGTGAAGCGGCCCTTCCTGCTGGACATGAAGCTGCGCTACCCGCCCTACGCGGGGAAGCTGGACCTCTTCAAGCGCTTCCTGTGA
- a CDS encoding metallophosphoesterase: MRLRRLARRAAPLAAPANSVRREAREEGRNELLARSGADPFRTERRLRWRDHFSLTENVLMLQHMHAGHDGLRVAQLSDVHVGQATSAVRIRRAVEAVNAEKPDLVFLTGDYVTHSPKPLPRVRELLAGIEGPVFVVMGNHDHWVNAPYLRESFERLGYTVLQNEHRQVHVKGAPVTVLGIDDGLTGRDDVEATFRGAPVSGTRLVLAHTPPTAEKLPAHAGLVQFSGHTHGGQFVVRGLTEALFRRAGQPYIRGHYHVNGNQLYVNRGLGFGFGGPYLRRGSEPEVAFFTLRQAAASAG, from the coding sequence ATGCGCCTGAGACGTCTCGCCCGCCGCGCCGCGCCCCTGGCAGCTCCGGCCAACTCCGTCCGGCGGGAGGCCCGGGAGGAGGGGCGCAACGAGCTCCTCGCGCGCAGCGGCGCCGACCCCTTCCGCACGGAGCGGCGGCTGCGGTGGAGAGACCACTTCTCCCTCACGGAGAACGTGCTGATGCTCCAGCACATGCACGCCGGGCATGACGGCCTGCGCGTGGCGCAGCTTTCGGACGTGCACGTGGGGCAGGCGACCTCGGCGGTGCGCATCCGCCGCGCGGTGGAGGCGGTCAACGCGGAGAAGCCGGACCTGGTGTTCCTCACCGGCGACTACGTGACGCACAGCCCCAAGCCGCTGCCGCGCGTGCGCGAGCTGCTGGCCGGCATCGAAGGCCCGGTCTTCGTGGTGATGGGCAACCATGACCACTGGGTGAACGCGCCGTACCTGCGCGAGTCCTTCGAGCGGCTGGGCTACACGGTGCTGCAGAACGAGCACCGGCAGGTGCACGTGAAGGGCGCGCCGGTGACGGTGCTGGGCATCGACGACGGGCTCACCGGCCGGGACGACGTGGAGGCCACCTTCCGGGGCGCGCCGGTGTCGGGCACGCGGCTGGTGCTGGCGCACACGCCGCCCACGGCGGAGAAGCTGCCGGCGCACGCGGGGCTGGTGCAGTTCTCCGGGCACACGCACGGCGGCCAGTTCGTGGTGCGCGGCCTGACGGAGGCCCTCTTCCGCCGCGCGGGCCAGCCCTACATCCGCGGCCACTACCACGTGAATGGCAACCAGTTGTACGTGAACCGGGGCCTGGGCTTCGGCTTCGGCGGCCCCTACCTGCGCCGGGGCAGCGAACCGGAGGTGGCCTTCTTCACGCTGCGCCAGGCCGCCGCCAGCGCGGGGTAG
- a CDS encoding ATP-binding protein — MTPPPPAAPPLPEPDSRARINLEWLLRLRWGLLLGQTLVIGVAAFGLELALPVPVLAALLGLEALTNVSVRAWLSRGLRVTDGTIGKLMLWDTLVLTGLLALSGGTHNPFTTLYLVNVALGTVLLPARWMWGLLGFTLMAFGSLFVLQDVELPAGLSRPDHAELMRLHLNGMWVAFAVAAGFIVYFVQRVTRALGAREQELAQARALHARREKVASLATLAAGAAHELSTPLSTIAVVAKEVERALATAGTSESVREDLRLIRQQVDRCRDVLVQMSADAGQTTGEPFHPVPLGRLVEDMLAELPGRERVDVELPGEARAWHVHGPPRALARVLRGLVKNALQASQASRPVALRVRARGDGALLEVQDAGMGMPADVLSRAGEPFFTTKPPGEGMGLGLFLARTLVEQLGGSLELRSAPGQGTTASLALPVTEPRAAPERAS, encoded by the coding sequence ATGACGCCTCCGCCCCCAGCCGCCCCGCCGCTCCCCGAGCCCGACTCCCGGGCCCGCATCAACCTGGAGTGGCTGCTGCGCCTGCGCTGGGGCCTCCTGCTGGGCCAGACGCTCGTCATTGGCGTGGCGGCCTTCGGGTTGGAGCTGGCGCTGCCGGTGCCGGTGCTGGCCGCGCTGCTGGGGCTGGAGGCGCTGACCAACGTGTCGGTGCGGGCGTGGCTGTCGCGCGGCCTCCGGGTGACGGACGGCACCATCGGCAAGCTGATGCTGTGGGACACGCTGGTGCTCACCGGCCTGCTGGCCCTCAGCGGCGGCACGCACAACCCCTTCACCACGCTCTACCTGGTGAACGTGGCGCTGGGCACGGTGCTGCTGCCCGCGCGGTGGATGTGGGGGCTGCTCGGCTTCACGCTGATGGCCTTCGGCTCGCTGTTCGTGTTGCAGGACGTGGAGCTGCCAGCGGGGCTGTCGCGGCCGGACCACGCGGAGCTGATGCGGCTGCACCTCAACGGCATGTGGGTGGCCTTCGCCGTGGCCGCGGGCTTCATCGTCTACTTCGTCCAGCGCGTCACGCGGGCGCTCGGGGCGCGGGAGCAGGAGCTGGCCCAGGCGCGCGCGCTGCACGCGCGGCGGGAGAAGGTGGCCTCGCTGGCGACGCTGGCCGCGGGCGCCGCGCACGAGCTGTCCACGCCGCTGTCCACCATCGCCGTGGTGGCGAAGGAGGTGGAGCGCGCGCTGGCCACCGCGGGCACCTCCGAGTCGGTCCGCGAGGACCTGCGCCTCATCCGCCAGCAGGTGGACCGCTGCCGCGACGTGCTGGTGCAGATGTCCGCGGACGCCGGGCAGACGACGGGCGAGCCCTTCCACCCGGTGCCCCTGGGCCGGCTGGTGGAGGACATGCTGGCGGAGCTCCCCGGCAGGGAGCGGGTGGACGTCGAGCTGCCTGGCGAGGCCCGTGCGTGGCACGTTCACGGCCCGCCGAGGGCCCTGGCCCGGGTGCTTCGCGGCCTGGTGAAGAACGCGCTCCAGGCGTCGCAGGCGTCACGGCCCGTGGCGCTGCGCGTGCGCGCGCGGGGTGACGGCGCGCTGCTGGAGGTCCAGGACGCGGGCATGGGGATGCCGGCGGACGTGCTGTCCCGGGCCGGAGAGCCCTTCTTCACCACCAAGCCGCCGGGCGAAGGCATGGGCCTGGGGCTGTTCCTGGCGCGCACCTTGGTGGAGCAGCTTGGCGGCTCGCTGGAGCTGCGCTCGGCACCGGGCCAGGGCACCACGGCCAGCCTCGCCCTGCCGGTGACGGAGCCCCGCGCCGCGCCGGAGCGGGCGTCATGA
- a CDS encoding DoxX family protein has protein sequence MGVLAPLGRLLFSAIFITSGLNHFFQLEALTGVAQASGVPEPRMAVLASGVALVAGGLSVLLGVFARLGAAAIAIFLLAAAFMVHRFWLVPDPVQAQNQLIHFMKNLSMAGGALFIVYFGSGPFSLRRKKAEGLGSGRLGVPLRP, from the coding sequence ATGGGCGTGTTAGCGCCGCTTGGCCGGCTGCTCTTCTCGGCCATCTTCATCACCAGTGGCCTGAACCACTTCTTCCAGTTGGAGGCGCTGACGGGCGTGGCCCAGGCGTCCGGCGTGCCCGAGCCGCGCATGGCGGTGCTGGCGTCAGGCGTGGCGCTGGTGGCGGGCGGCCTGAGCGTGCTGCTGGGGGTGTTCGCGCGCCTGGGCGCGGCGGCCATCGCCATCTTCCTGCTGGCCGCGGCCTTCATGGTCCACCGGTTCTGGCTGGTGCCGGACCCGGTGCAGGCGCAGAACCAGCTCATCCACTTCATGAAGAACCTCTCCATGGCGGGGGGCGCGCTGTTCATCGTCTACTTCGGGTCCGGGCCCTTCAGCCTGCGGCGCAAGAAGGCGGAGGGGCTGGGGAGCGGGCGGCTGGGCGTGCCGCTGCGGCCCTGA
- a CDS encoding response regulator transcription factor has protein sequence MSLASEGTEQRPSLLLVDDDATLRERLARAFRERGWDVTTAGDYDEALAAARRESPEYAVVDLRMPGRSGLEVVRDLLAVDASTRVIVLTGYGSIATTVDAIRLGAVNYLPKPADVDDVLAAFARASGEPSVSTSESFEAPSLARAEWEHINRVLADCAGNISEAARKLGIHRRSLQRKLQKYPPSR, from the coding sequence ATGAGCCTCGCGAGCGAGGGCACGGAGCAGCGCCCCAGCCTGCTGCTGGTGGACGACGACGCCACCCTGCGCGAGCGCCTGGCCCGCGCCTTCCGCGAGCGCGGCTGGGACGTCACCACCGCCGGGGACTACGACGAGGCGCTGGCCGCCGCGCGCCGCGAGTCCCCTGAATACGCGGTGGTGGACCTGCGCATGCCCGGCCGCAGCGGCCTGGAGGTGGTGAGGGATTTGCTCGCGGTGGACGCCTCCACGCGCGTCATCGTCCTCACGGGCTACGGGAGCATCGCCACCACGGTGGACGCCATCCGGCTGGGCGCGGTGAACTACCTGCCCAAGCCCGCGGACGTGGATGACGTGCTCGCGGCCTTCGCGCGGGCGTCCGGCGAGCCCTCCGTCTCGACCTCCGAGAGCTTCGAGGCGCCGTCCCTGGCCCGCGCGGAGTGGGAGCACATCAACCGCGTGCTGGCGGACTGCGCCGGCAACATCTCCGAGGCGGCGCGCAAGCTGGGCATCCACCGGCGCTCGCTCCAGCGCAAGCTTCAGAAGTACCCGCCTTCCCGCTGA